The segment GTTCCAAGGAAAAGGAGCGGAAGAGGAAGCGAATATATGGAAGGGGTTTGGGGCTACTGATGCACCTTCCAAATCTGGTAAAAAGGCCACCACTGTTTCATCATCAGGAAACAAAGTGAAATCTTCCTTGCCTGCAGGCTTTGCCTCCCTCTCTGTCATCGGATCTGATGAAGTAGGGACTGGGGATTATTTTGGTCCGATTACCGTTTGTGCCGCTTATGTAAAAAAAGAGCACATGGTTAAGTTGCAAGAACTTGGTGTCCAGGATTCAAAAGCATTAAATGATGAAAAAATCGTGCGTATTGCAAAAGCAATTTTGCCACATGTACCTTACAGCTTATTAGTATTACATAATGAAAAATACAATGAACTGCAACAGAGCGGTATGAGTCAAGGGAAAATAAAGGCGTTGTTGCATAATAAAGCATTGCAACATGTGTTGGATAAGATTTCTCCTGAGAAACCTGATGCCATATTAATTGACCAGTTTGCGGAATCAGGCATCTACTATCGTCATGTGGCTCAACAGAAGAAAATTGTTCGTGAAAATGTATATTTTCATACAAAAGCGGAAGGCCTGCACCTTTCAGTGGCAGCAGCGTCCATTATCGCGAGGTATTCTTTCTTGAAAGAGATGGATAAACTGAGCAAGCTTGCGGGAATAACGATTCCTAAAGGAGCGGGGTCAAAAGTGGATTCTGCAGCAGCAAGGGTCATCGAAAAGCACGGAGAAGGTTTTTTGAACAAAGTAGCGAAAGTCCATTTTGCAAACACCTTGAAGGCAAAAAAACTGGTCAGATAACTTTACCAATCGAAAGTTCGTTTACAGTAGCAGGTCTTGTGCTATAATTTGTGTATACACATGATTGAAGAAGCCAAAGTGTTGGACGCACTTTGACTTAACAGTATAAGTTCCGCAGAAGCACGGCTACTGTGGAGTCGAACGTAATAAGTAACTCACCCGACTGCCTAACAGCGAATTAGAAGTCACGGGTGGGTTATTTTTTTGTCATTTCTTTTATCAACACGATTACTAGATTCACTAATGCAAAGAGGAAAAGTCCTGATGTGAGGAAAAGCTGCATCTCGCTCATACGGTCACCCCCGTTCTCCACAGGGATTCACCGCACCACCCGTTCCTATTATACTGTCCACTCTATTATACCATTCTATCGGAAAAACAGAACACTTGTTCTTATATTTCCTTCCAAATACCTAGTTTTTAAATAACATGGAGATTGAGTTAAGGTTTGTTTTTGCGTTAGCGGTTGCTCTCCGTTTCAGGCGCTTCGCTTTCCACGGGCGGTCCGGGAGCCTCCTCACTCCGTTGCGGGGTCTCCCCTGTCCCTTCCTCCCGTAGGAGTCTGCGCGCCTTCCACTGCGATCAACTTGGTAATTGCATTTTCTATTTTAAGCACAAAAAAGGGATCCCATGTGGAACCCCTTTTTCTTGAAAATTAGCTTCTCAATACCGCATTGTATTTTTCTTCGACTGCTTGAAGCACTTTTGTGTGGACTTTTGTTACTTCTTCGTCCGTTAGTGTGTGTTCTGGGTGGTAGTAACGTAAGGCAAAAGCGACTGATTTTTTGGATGCGTCGATTTTGTCACCTTCGTAGACGTCAAATACCTGTACTTCTTTTAGAAGGGAATCACCTGTCGTCTTGATGACTGCTTCTAGTTCACCAGCTGGAGTTTCACGATCCACTACTAACGCGATATCGCGGCTGATGGATGGGAAACGAGGGATTGCTTCGTATTGGATTTCTCCGATACTCTCTCCAAGAAGTGCTGTTAAGGATAGCTCGAACACATATGTTTCAGGTAAGTCTAGTTCATTCAACTTTTCAGGGTGAAGCTGTCCTATGAAACCAATGCTTTTTCCGTTCAGTAAGATTTCCGCTGTACGTCCCGGGTGTAAGCCGTCTTTTTCAGAGCGGGTGTAAGTAATCGTTTCACTCACACCAAGCATGGAGAACATGCCTTCTAGGATTCCTTTTGCTACAAAGAAATCGACCGCTTTTTTCTCTCCTTGCCATGGGTGTTGCTGCCAAAGTCCTGTTAGGGCACCAGCAAGACGTTCTTTTTCCTCAGGCAAAACAGCACCATCTTTTCCGATGAATACAGAGCCGATTTCATATACCGCGTTCGATGGTAAGGAACGTGCGATATTGTGCTGAAGAGCTTCCAGAAGATGCGGCACTATGCTTAGACGCAGCGTGCTTCTTTCTTCACTCATCGGCATCGCAAGGCGAATCGCTTTTCCATCTTCAAGGGCAAATTGCTTTGCGCGCTCATCGCTTGTCAAAGAGTACGTAATGTTTTGGATCAGACCAGCACCCTCCAAGTAACGGCGGACTTTACGACGCTTTGCTTGATATGGTGTCAACACACCGGGAGTTGCTGCACTTACAGGCAATGTCGTCGGGATGTTGTCGTATCCGTAAAGACGAGCAACTTCCTCCACTAAGTCCTCCTCAATCGTGATATCCCCACGACGGGTTGGTACCGTTACTGTGAAGCTCTCATTGTCTTCTGATACTTCGAATTGAAGCTTTGTGAAAATATTTTTCACTTCCGCGGCAGTGATGGAAGTTCCCAGTACAGAATTTATTTTTTCTACAGTAGTAGTCACAACAGCAGGTTCAACTTTTAGGGTGTTTACTTCCACAGAACCACCGACCACTTCACCGCCAGCATATTTTACCATTAGTGCAACTGCTCTTTCTGCAGCTTCATGAGTGCGGTTCGGATCGATACCTTTTTCATAGCGGGCACTTGCTTCACTACGAAGGCCGTGGTCCTTAGAAGCTTTTCTGACAATTACTCCGTTAAAGTATGCGGACTCCAACAGGATTGTCGTGGTGTCAGATTGGACCTCTGAATTCGCTCCACCCATTACACCGGCAAGCGCGACAGGCTCTGAGCCATTAGTGATAACTAGATGGTCTTCTGTTAACGTACGCTCAGCATCGTCAAGCGTCGTAATTTTCTCATCCTTGCGAGCACGTCGTACAAGAATTTCTTTGCTGTCAAGACGATCATAGTCGAACGCATGCAATGGCTGACCGTATTCTAATAAAATATAGTTCGTGATATCGACCACATTGTTGTGTGGGCGGATCCCCGCTGCCATGAGGCGAGCTTGCATCCAAAGCGGTGACGGACCGATTTTCACGTTTTTCACTACTTTAGCCACATATAAAGGGTTGTCGCCAGAAGCGTCCACATTAACTGAAATATAGTCAGAAGCTTCCTCATGGTTTGCTTCATATTCTGTGGAAGGCCATTTTACGTCACGACCAAGGATTGCGCCCACTTCATAGGCCACACCTAGCATGCTTAGTGCATCAGAACGGTTTGGCGTTAAGCCAAGCTCCATCACTTTGTCGTTGCGGTTTAAGTATTCTAATGCATCTGTACCAACTTCCACCTCATTCGGGAACACGAAGATTCCTTCAGAGAATTCTTTGGCAACAAGCTTAGAACCAATTCCTAGTTCCTGCAGGGAACAGATCATACCGTTGGACTCTTCGCCCCGAAGCTTAGCACGCTTTATTTTAAAATTACCAGGAAGCACTGCCCCAACTGTCGCAACTGCCACCTTCTGGCCTTTATCTACATTTTTAGCGCCACAGACAATTTGTACAGTCTCTCCGTTTCCAAGGTCCACCTGGCATTTATTCAACTTATCCGCATTTGGATGCTGTTCCTTTTCTAAGACGTGACCCACTACGACACCTTTGATACCTTCGTTCAGCACTTCTACGCCTTCTACTTCAATACCGCTTCTTGTAATCTTCTCTGCCAAGTCTTCAGCAGAAATATCATCTATATTAACGTAATCTTTTAACCAATTGTAAGATACTAACATGGTTTCCCCTCCTCTTAAACTCGATTGAATTGCTTCACGAAACGTTGATCGTTCGTGTAGAAATGGCGGATATCGTCAATGCCGTAACGAAGCATCGCAATACGTTCAGGTCCCATTCCAAAAGCAAATCCTTGATATTTTTTCGGATCATAACCGGACATTTCCAGTACGCGTGGATGAACCATACCCGCTCCAAGAATTTCAATCCAGCCAGTTCCTTTACACATGCTGCAGCCTTTTCCTCCACATTTCGCACATGTCACGTCAATTTCAACAGACGGCTCTGTGAACGGGAAGAAGCTAGGGCGGAGACGGATTTCACGATCTTCACCGAACATCTTTTTCGCAAATGTTTCAAGCGTTCCCTTAAGGTCACTCATGCTGATGTTCTCGTCTATAACAAGCCCTTCAATCTGTGTGAACTGGTGGGAGTGGGTCGCATCGTCATCATCACGGCGATACACCTTACCAGGACAGATGATTTTGATAGGTCCCTTTTCTTTGTTTGCTTCCATCGTTCTCGCTTGAACAGGGGAAGTTTGCGTTCTTAAAAGCACCTCATCTGTAATATAAAAAGAATCCTGCATGTCGCGAGCAGGGTGATCCTTAGGTAGGTTCAGTGCTTCGAAGTTGTAGTAGTCCGTCTCGACTTCCGGTCCTTCTGTGATCGTGTATCCCATCCCTAAGAACAGGTCTTCGATTTCTTCGATGACTTTTGTCAACGGATGAGGATTACCAGTTGGAGCCGGACGGCCAGGTAATGTTACATCAATTGTTTCAGAGGCAAGCTTCTTCGCTACCTCCGCTTTCTCAAGCTCAGCTTGTTTCGCTTCAATCTTTTCCGCAACATTTCCACGAACAACGTTAGCTAATGCTCCCATTTTCGGGCGCTCTTCTGCAGAAAGCTTACCCATTCCTTTTAAAATTTCCGTGATTGGTCCTTTTTTTCCCAGGTATGCCACACGGACTTCATTTAACTGCTTTAAGTCTTGCGCTTGTTCTACCTGCTCAATGGCAAGCGTCTCTAATTCCTTTAATCGTTGTTCCACATCTATTCCTCCTTGGTTCATTTTTGAGTACATAAGAGTAGGTTGTTGAAATTTCCAGCTGTTGATTGGAGCACAGGGCGAAGACTCCATGAGGGTGATAGCGGTAGACTTGAGACCCCTGAAGCGTTGTGAGGAGGCTCAAACCGCCCCTCGGAAAGCGAAGCCCAGTGCGGAAATCAACAGCGGCGTTTAGCAGAGCCTATAAATAAACAAAAAAACTCGCCCCTCAAAAAGGGACGAGATATTCGCGGTACCACCCTAGTTAACAAAGACAAAAAAACTCTTTGTTCGCTCTGTTCCAGATAACGGCTATCTAACCGGTCCACCTTTACAGCATCGCTTTAAGCACGCTGGTCCAAGTGTCACTCAAGAGGTGAAATATTCGCTCTTTCTTCCTTTAAGATGCTTTCAGTCTACGGCACCTTTTCCCTGATAAGGTCTGAAATGAGCTACTTGCCTCTCTCATTGCTTTGATTTGTATGTAACTATTTCTATATTATATTGAAAACATGTGCCGGATGCAACTCTATCCGCGTAAATAATACATTAAAATCCCTGCCGCAACGCCGACATTTAAGGATTCACTCTGACCATGAATCGGGATGTATAGGTTCTGGTCTGTCATGTCTAGATGTTCCTGAGCCATTCCTTTTCCTTCATTCCCAAGAATTAGCGCAAAAGTTCCGGATGGTTGGACTTCCTGATAAGGTACACCGTTTTGTAAGGAAGTTCCGTATACTGGTGTGTTAAGCTCTTTACACTGCTTGATGTAACTTTTTAGATCACCCCTTGCAATCGGCAGGTGAAAAATCGAACCTTGTGTGGAACGGATTACTTTGGAGCTGTATAGATCTGCGCAACCTTCTCCCAAGATCACCATATCCATTCCCGCAGCATCTGCTGTTCTTATCATGGTGCCCACATTTCCCGGATCTTGTACATTATCGAGTAAAAGAATTTTTTTATTGGGTTGGATAGTGTGTTCATTTTCTTCGGGAATGCGGCAAATTGCTGCGACTCCTTGTGGCGTTTCCGTCTCACTAATTTCTTTTAGGACATTGGGAACGGCATAGATTAGTTCCACATGGTTGAGATCCCATTCTTTTGGAATGGAGCGATCTTCGGAAATAATGATTTCTTCCACTAGATTGTCTATTTTCAATGCCTCTTCCACCAAATGAAACCCTTCAATGATAAATGTTCCCGTTTGTTCCCGTTCTTTCTTTTTCTGCAGCTTTTTCCACTGCTTTACTTTATTATTCTTAATGGATTCTATATGTTTCAATGATTGTTTCTCCTTTTCCGCTACTCACTATAAGCTATTATACGCATTTTGCACACATAATTAAACCATCTGTTGGACATGCTATGTGTTGATACTATTTTTCCTACGAGGTGATATGAATGAATTTAAATTTACGTCATGCGATTCGTCAGAATGTGGAAGGAAATTCTCAAGACCAGCTTAGAGAAACAATCTTAGATGCCATCAATAAAGGTGAGGAAAAAATGCTTCCAGGTTTGGGCGTGTTGTTTGAAGTGATTTGGGAGAATTCTTCTGAGCAGGACAAAGCTGAAATGCTCTCAACTTTAGAGGATGGATTGAAATAGTATTGGATTGAGGCAGCTCCTATTGGGGGCTGTTTTTATTTGAGTTGATAAGTTCTCCTGTATTTGGAACCACAATGTGTTAGGCCTAATGAGTAAATAATTTTTGATGTGGTGGAGTTCGTTGCTAAACCTAGAAATTCCTTTAATTCTTGATGAGTGATGTTTATTCCGAATAGTAGCTGATAATCTTCTAAGTTCCTGCCAAAACACCTCAAGTTCATGCCAAAAAAATTTGGACCTAATTTCTACCAATTAAGAGACCAAAAATCCCTAACTTCCTATATCTCAAAACGAAAGGCCCGCCATCTACAGCGGCAGGCCTTCAAAATAACTATCAATCAAACGTCAATCTGCTTACCGTATCAGCATCCAACTTCTTGATCACTTCTGCAATCAATTTCACCGCGTTTTCGTAGTCATCGCGGTGTAGCATTGCTGCGTGAGAGTGGATGTAGCGTGTTGCGATGGTGATGGATAGTGCAGGTACACCTTGAGCTGTCAGGTGGATGGCACCGGAGTCTGTTCCGCCTCCTGCAACAGAGTCGAATTGATATGGAATTTCCATTTCGTCGGCTACACCTGTTACAAAATCGCGTAATCCTTTATGGGAGATCATAGATGCATCATAAAGGATGATTTGTGGGCCTTTCCCCATTTTGCTTAGTGCTTCTTTTTCTGTCACGCCTGGAGTGTCTCCTGCGATACCCACGTCCACACCAAATCCAATGTCAGGTTGGATAAGGTTAGCGGAAGTTTTCGCACCACGTAAGCCGACTTCTTCCTGCACTGTACCTACTCCGTACACGACGTTCGGGTGGTCTGCGTCTTTCAACTGCTTCAATACGTCAATGGCGATGGCACAGCCGATGCGGTTATCCCACGCTTTTGCAAGCAACATTTTTTCGTTGTTCATTACAGTGAATTCGAAGTAAGGAACAACCTGGTCGCCGGGGCGCACTCCCCATTCTTGTGCTTCTTCACGGCTAGATGCACCGATATCGATGAACATGTCCTTGATATCAACCGGCTTTTTGCGCGCTTCCGGAGGCAGGATGTGTGGCGGTTTGGAACCGATCACACCTGTTACGTCACCTTTAGAAGTCACGATTGTAACTCGTTGTGCAAGCATTACTTGGGACCACCAGCCGCCAACTGTTTGGAAGCGAAGGAATCCGCGGTCATCGATATGGGTGATCATGAAGCCCACTTCGTCCAAGTGTCCTGCCACCATTACTTTTGGACCGTCCGCTTTACCGATTTTTTTCGCGATTAAGCTTCCCAATCCGTCGGTGAATACTTCATCAGCAAATGGCGTTATGTATTTTTTCATTACGTCGCGTGGTTCTTTTTCGTTGCCGGGAATACCCTTGGCATCTGTTAGATCTTTCAACATTGCTAATGTTTCATCTAGCTTTGTCATGTATTTCGACCCCCTTAATAAATATCAATCCAACAATTATTATACAGAAAACTCTTACTAATGTAAAAAGGATTAATAACCTTGCTCCTGACGCTCATGATTCACTTTGTTTTTTGCAAAGTAGGCTTCCTCCACTTCCTCCCACGAGAAGCCTAGCATTTCACCCAATTGCATATAGGAATCGACTAATACGTTATAGTTCTCTTCGGAAACATCATTTCTAAATATAGAAACAAGGTGATATACGATATTGAATTGTCCGGTTAGGGACTCCGCTTGCCCGGCAATTCCTCTTGATACTTCCCCATATCCGAACGTCAGTCCCAAAGATAAAATAAAGTGCACCCCGTCCACATATTCTTCTAAGATCACATTGCGTTCAGCAGGTGGTTTTACACTCCAGAACTTGAAGCATCGAGTCTCATTTGCCAGTTCACCAAGCTCCACAAGCAAGGCCAATATCTTTTCTTCTACTAAATTCTCTTTTATTAAACCGTGCTGGGATTCAATTTTCTCATCTAGCTCTCTTTGCATGTCATATAACTTCTGTAAATTCATAAAGTACCGCCTTTTTTAAAAATTTTATAAAAAAATGAAACCTTTTCATACCTCCACCCGTATATTAGGTATTTTATAATAAATCTTTTAATTTTGCGAAGGAGTAACAACTATGTTTATGATTCTCATTCGTCTTGCTTTACTTGCACTTGTTGCGTTTATTATCTATTCTATTTTCAAGTACCTCCTGAATCCGAAGAGGAAGCTTGAAATCGCACATGAACAGAAGAATTTCTTCCTGTTAGATCAGAAAAGCAACGTGCGTAAGAATTTCCTTCTCACTTACAAAGGCGTCATGTTTGAAGGAGAAAAATATCTAGGCACGACGGACAGGGCATTTGAAGTCATCTCCATTTTTATTTGGCCGAAGAATACGGAAAAGTTACAAGGTCTTAAGAAACATGATTTTGAATTTATCCAAAATGAGGTTCGAAAACAATATCCAGATGCTTTAATCGATTGGAAGAGTCCGATTAAAGAGTTTTTAAAAGAGGAAAGAGGTTAACGCTGATATATTGGCGTTAACCTCTTTTTAACTTTAAGTTGCTTTAAAGCCTCTTTATTATTTTTCTAAAAAAGTTAGTATCTTCAATTTCAGTTATTAACTTGTAAAGACGATTCCCTGTAACTCCAGAGGGTAATATTTGATGTTGTAACAGCTTTGGCACCTGCATCAAGAGCCTGCTTCACATCTTCTTCATTAACAATTAATCCACCCGTTATGATCTCGATATTTGTATCGTTTCTAACCTTCTCAATATATTTTGGTAATACGCCTGGTAACACTTCGATAAAATCCGGCTGGACGTTGGCAGCCAACTTATAGCTCGTTTCCATAGCAATCGTATCAATGAGAAATAAACGCTGAATCGCTATAACATTATTTTTTTTCGCTGTTTTAAGTACATCTCCCCGTGTGGAAATCAGACCTGCCGGCTTTAGGTTTTGACATAAAAATTCTGCAGCATTTTTATCACTTTTTAAGCC is part of the Sutcliffiella sp. FSL R7-0096 genome and harbors:
- a CDS encoding RNA methyltransferase: MKHIESIKNNKVKQWKKLQKKKEREQTGTFIIEGFHLVEEALKIDNLVEEIIISEDRSIPKEWDLNHVELIYAVPNVLKEISETETPQGVAAICRIPEENEHTIQPNKKILLLDNVQDPGNVGTMIRTADAAGMDMVILGEGCADLYSSKVIRSTQGSIFHLPIARGDLKSYIKQCKELNTPVYGTSLQNGVPYQEVQPSGTFALILGNEGKGMAQEHLDMTDQNLYIPIHGQSESLNVGVAAGILMYYLRG
- a CDS encoding glycerol-3-phosphate responsive antiterminator, which translates into the protein MDFNGQKVLPAIKRMKDFEIVLESNYEYIVILEIHISKLASVMKYAANRKKKIILHADLIQGLKSDKNAAEFLCQNLKPAGLISTRGDVLKTAKKNNVIAIQRLFLIDTIAMETSYKLAANVQPDFIEVLPGVLPKYIEKVRNDTNIEIITGGLIVNEEDVKQALDAGAKAVTTSNITLWSYRESSLQVNN
- a CDS encoding M42 family metallopeptidase; the protein is MTKLDETLAMLKDLTDAKGIPGNEKEPRDVMKKYITPFADEVFTDGLGSLIAKKIGKADGPKVMVAGHLDEVGFMITHIDDRGFLRFQTVGGWWSQVMLAQRVTIVTSKGDVTGVIGSKPPHILPPEARKKPVDIKDMFIDIGASSREEAQEWGVRPGDQVVPYFEFTVMNNEKMLLAKAWDNRIGCAIAIDVLKQLKDADHPNVVYGVGTVQEEVGLRGAKTSANLIQPDIGFGVDVGIAGDTPGVTEKEALSKMGKGPQIILYDASMISHKGLRDFVTGVADEMEIPYQFDSVAGGGTDSGAIHLTAQGVPALSITIATRYIHSHAAMLHRDDYENAVKLIAEVIKKLDADTVSRLTFD
- the sspI gene encoding small acid-soluble spore protein SspI, giving the protein MNLNLRHAIRQNVEGNSQDQLRETILDAINKGEEKMLPGLGVLFEVIWENSSEQDKAEMLSTLEDGLK
- the pheT gene encoding phenylalanine--tRNA ligase subunit beta gives rise to the protein MLVSYNWLKDYVNIDDISAEDLAEKITRSGIEVEGVEVLNEGIKGVVVGHVLEKEQHPNADKLNKCQVDLGNGETVQIVCGAKNVDKGQKVAVATVGAVLPGNFKIKRAKLRGEESNGMICSLQELGIGSKLVAKEFSEGIFVFPNEVEVGTDALEYLNRNDKVMELGLTPNRSDALSMLGVAYEVGAILGRDVKWPSTEYEANHEEASDYISVNVDASGDNPLYVAKVVKNVKIGPSPLWMQARLMAAGIRPHNNVVDITNYILLEYGQPLHAFDYDRLDSKEILVRRARKDEKITTLDDAERTLTEDHLVITNGSEPVALAGVMGGANSEVQSDTTTILLESAYFNGVIVRKASKDHGLRSEASARYEKGIDPNRTHEAAERAVALMVKYAGGEVVGGSVEVNTLKVEPAVVTTTVEKINSVLGTSITAAEVKNIFTKLQFEVSEDNESFTVTVPTRRGDITIEEDLVEEVARLYGYDNIPTTLPVSAATPGVLTPYQAKRRKVRRYLEGAGLIQNITYSLTSDERAKQFALEDGKAIRLAMPMSEERSTLRLSIVPHLLEALQHNIARSLPSNAVYEIGSVFIGKDGAVLPEEKERLAGALTGLWQQHPWQGEKKAVDFFVAKGILEGMFSMLGVSETITYTRSEKDGLHPGRTAEILLNGKSIGFIGQLHPEKLNELDLPETYVFELSLTALLGESIGEIQYEAIPRFPSISRDIALVVDRETPAGELEAVIKTTGDSLLKEVQVFDVYEGDKIDASKKSVAFALRYYHPEHTLTDEEVTKVHTKVLQAVEEKYNAVLRS
- a CDS encoding sigma-w pathway protein ysdB — encoded protein: MFMILIRLALLALVAFIIYSIFKYLLNPKRKLEIAHEQKNFFLLDQKSNVRKNFLLTYKGVMFEGEKYLGTTDRAFEVISIFIWPKNTEKLQGLKKHDFEFIQNEVRKQYPDALIDWKSPIKEFLKEERG
- the pheS gene encoding phenylalanine--tRNA ligase subunit alpha; protein product: MEQRLKELETLAIEQVEQAQDLKQLNEVRVAYLGKKGPITEILKGMGKLSAEERPKMGALANVVRGNVAEKIEAKQAELEKAEVAKKLASETIDVTLPGRPAPTGNPHPLTKVIEEIEDLFLGMGYTITEGPEVETDYYNFEALNLPKDHPARDMQDSFYITDEVLLRTQTSPVQARTMEANKEKGPIKIICPGKVYRRDDDDATHSHQFTQIEGLVIDENISMSDLKGTLETFAKKMFGEDREIRLRPSFFPFTEPSVEIDVTCAKCGGKGCSMCKGTGWIEILGAGMVHPRVLEMSGYDPKKYQGFAFGMGPERIAMLRYGIDDIRHFYTNDQRFVKQFNRV
- the rnhC gene encoding ribonuclease HIII — protein: MSYQVIQVSGTILNKIESFYKEHKIDKLPTGAVFVAKSPTCNITAYKSGKVLFQGKGAEEEANIWKGFGATDAPSKSGKKATTVSSSGNKVKSSLPAGFASLSVIGSDEVGTGDYFGPITVCAAYVKKEHMVKLQELGVQDSKALNDEKIVRIAKAILPHVPYSLLVLHNEKYNELQQSGMSQGKIKALLHNKALQHVLDKISPEKPDAILIDQFAESGIYYRHVAQQKKIVRENVYFHTKAEGLHLSVAAASIIARYSFLKEMDKLSKLAGITIPKGAGSKVDSAAARVIEKHGEGFLNKVAKVHFANTLKAKKLVR
- a CDS encoding dUTP diphosphatase, producing the protein MNLQKLYDMQRELDEKIESQHGLIKENLVEEKILALLVELGELANETRCFKFWSVKPPAERNVILEEYVDGVHFILSLGLTFGYGEVSRGIAGQAESLTGQFNIVYHLVSIFRNDVSEENYNVLVDSYMQLGEMLGFSWEEVEEAYFAKNKVNHERQEQGY